TTCACCATCCTATCGGCTCCGGACCGATTAATAAGGTTCAAACGGTCAGGTAGGCATGACCTTTTGTTTTCTGCCAGCCATTGTTCCTACCAATAGAATTCCAGCACTTATTTCTAAACAGAAATGGCTGGTGATTTGACTGGCCCACTAAGAGGCAGACCCTGACTTTGAAGACCCAAAGTAGTGGAACCGTGATCGCACAGGTCGCCGATCAAATTGGCGGCGAGGCGGCAACCAGTTACCTGCCCGCCGGGTACACAGGTCACTGTGCCATTGTTGCGGAATCTAACTCGGATGTGATTGCCGTTCTATCGTCAGGAATCGAGGCATTTAGAGTGGCGGCCTACGCAATCACTCCTGATGGTGGGTACGGATCGGTGAGCATCCACCCAACTCAGCTGGATGAAACTCATGAGTCTCTCCTAGACTGGATAGACGTCGGCAGAAAGATTAGGAGTGCCGTTGAAGATTGAACTGCTGTTTCTGACTTTTGCCGCCTACGCCATTCTCCAGCTTTTCAGCTTGAGAGTCTTTCGCTGCCATTTGAAGTCCGCTGCGGTCGTTTCAGCGGTCATTGGCGCCCTCATCACCGCGTACACAATCATCACAATCCTTCTGGCTAGCAACCTGTGGCCACTGATGGTTCTGTTGTCGGCTCCATGGATGTTGCTTTATCTAGTCTTGCTACTGATCCTGAACGCCCTGGTTAACGCAAGAGCACTCGGTAATCGACATCGTTGGTCGCAATCAAAGCCATGAAGAAAGCTGTGCTGAAATTTCTGGGGTGGGCTGAGTTTCGGGCTCGAATGAAACATCGCTTTAATCCTGAGCCCGTTGATACAAGTCAGTATGCGGACCAGCTTGCCAGCAAAGTCTCATGGTCTCCGATGGTCACGCAAAGCGTGCTGTTACGCCGAAGACTCGTTTCCCTCGGGCCTCTTGCTTTGTCATTTGCGTTGCCATCGTCGCTGAAGATCCTGATGGCTGTAATGCCTGTTTTGATTACCCTTCCGATGATTCCGGTCGTCGACACTTGGCACAAGTTTCAGTTTATCGCACCGTTCATCCTGATTCCTGGGTACCTCACAATTGGCTACGTCTTCTATCGCTCGGCGGGTCGGCCCGTGTTTGATCGCAAATCAGGGACCTTTTGGAAAGGCTCAAGCGAATCTCGGCACACGGGGGTAGTTGAGCTGGCCGACATTCATGCACTCCAGCTGATCTCTTACTTTTACTCGGACGGCGATCCGAAATCAGCCGGCGTTGTTTACCAGCTGAACGCTGTTTTGAGCGACAGATCAAGGCGAGAAGTATTCACCCAGCGCCGACCGTTGACCTCCGCTGGCAGAAGGGCGCTTATCGGAGATTGTGAACGCCTGGCTCGATGGCTTGGAGTTCGTCTCTGGGACTCGATACATGAATTTGATCGATAAGCTACAGACGATTAAGGTTTGAGCATTCGAATAAACAAGGAACTCTTCAATGGAGCAACGTAAGGCGCGCGTGATCATTCCGGATCACTTATCTTTCGCAGATCTCGGTCTGAGACGCCTTGAGACAGGCAAAATTGAATTCGACTGGGACGTAATCAAGCAAATCTGTGAGCGCAGTGAGAGGATTCCTTTAGATCACCTCGAAGAAGGCCCTGATGATAATGTGGTCGGCTTGATTCTTGGCTGGTATATGGTGATTCGGGAGAATGGTGGGGAGAGCGATCCTGTAGCCGAACAACTCGTTGCTGAGTTTATGGAAAAGGAGCCTGAGGGCGACTCCACTGATGATGAATCTGGACGTGCTTGAGCAGCCCAGCACCTCAAATTGAGCCATTCCGCATCTCTAAGGAATCAAAAAACTTGATCAATGCAGTATTGAAGATCGTATTTCTTGCCCTTCTGACCGCCGCCAACCCAGCTTTCGCTTCAGTCGTTAAAATGTCGAACAGCGGTATCTGCCATCCACCACAAAGCAGCTGGTATGACCGAACCAAAACCTTTCAGCCATTTGATTCTGTTGAAGCGTGCCTTGCCTCTGGCGGTCGCCTGCCGAAGGGGATGGCTCGTCCTTCTGTAAGTGATCGGAGAGTTATCAAGTCGTCCGATTCAGATAGCTACTCCAGGTCAGCCTTTGGCCACGGATGGGATGATGCAAATGGTGATTGCCAGGACAGTAGGGCAGAAGTGCTTATTCAGATGTCATCAACACCGGTCAGATTTACAACAGATCGACGCTGCCGGGTCGTGACCGGCAGATGGATAAGCCCTTTCTCGGGAAATGTCATTCAGAATGCGTCTGAAGCGGACATCGATCATGTTGTCCCATTGAAATGGGCCTGGGATCGGGGAGCCAATCATTGGAGTGATGCAAATCGAGAACGGTTTGCCAATGACCCTGTAAATCTTCTGCCGGTCGAGGCATCGCTGAATCGCAGTAAGGGTGCAAGAGGCCCGATGGAATGGTTGCCACCCTCCGGGCAATGTGGGTACGTGGCGCGGTTTTCCAGGATTACGAAGAAATACCGGCTAGAACCTCAACCAACTGAAACTGAGTGGATCAAAGACTTTCTGCGGCGATGTCGCTAATGGGTCACAACCGACAGTCTGCTTTGCAGCCCAGCATTTGCGCACCCCTTCTATGTTTCTACCTGGTAAGTATGTGGGCCGGACCGTTTCAGTAGACCAAATGCAACAAGGGCATCAAGATAGCTTCGAACGATGCTTGACGGGGTTCGTATTAGGGCATTCTCCTCGCTGGTAAGAAACCATACATTTTTTTCGGCAACCGGGGTCTTGCGATTACTCGTTGCAAACAGGGCTTCAAGCTTGAGATCGCTTAGACGCTTAGCCCAGTCGACAACGCCGAAATGACGAACAACACTGTCAGTGAGTGGCTTGACTGAAACCTGATGCCCCCTCTGAACGTCAGCGATTGCCCGCTCGTAAATGTAGGTTTGCCATACCCGCCGGTCTATGTTGAACAACCAGTCTCCAGCGACTCGTACCGATAGATACTTGGGCCAGCGACCACTGGCAAACTCCCTGGGAAAGCGCTGTGGAATGTCGAGTAAAAGCTTTCTCGAATTCGCTGCGAGGAGCTTTTCTCTCGCTTCCTGACCAGCGACCGTGTTGAGCTCGATGAGTTTTTTCAGATCTTCCTGATAGTTGGCTCTTGCGGCTTCACGCTGCCTTTGATGTTCGCGAGCAGCATCACGCTCTTTATCTTCACGTCGGCGCCGGCGATCAAGCACCTCAGATACCTTGGCCTCCAGTTCCGCTTGTTTCTGTCGAACTTTTTTTAAATTGGAATACAGTGAACAGCGGTACCAGCAACGAGCAGCCATTCTCAGCACTGCGCGTTCTAGCACTTCGGTATTCGCCAAGGCATCAATCTCCCAGTCGCCCAGGTCTATCTCCATGAGGTTATCCAAGGCTTCGGCTTTGGGTCGCTCCACACCATGAGTAACCTTGATCTCAATGTAGAGCTTGGCATTGTTCTTCAGCGTTGCGGTGATGTCGGGTATCCAACGACCGGGCTCTTCTGCCTGCTTTTCTGACACGGCCGACACCAACTGAACGAGACGCTCTGGGTAAAGAACGCGGCCTGTCAGAACATCGTCCTCAGAAGTGACGGGAACCGTTATCTCCACGGAGTGAGCGGGAAGCACTACGGTTAAGTGATCCAAGATGATTTGCTTGGCCATCTTGTGAACGGCTGTTTCGAAGCCGCCGACACACTCGGGTCCGCGATCATGAGAAAAATAGGGCCGGGTTTGTTCACCTTGATTGGCAATAAGGGGCCAATCACAATTTGGACACCGGCAATTACAGTCTCGCCCGCGAGCCACATTTTCTGGAGCGACGAGTCTGCCATCGAGGGAGCCAAAAGGAATTTTTAAGGACCGTTTTTTCATCAGAGCAGGCTAAGATAATGGTCAAACATGGCAGCGAGAATGGTTCGGTATTGGGGATTGTCAGGGGTGGAATTGCACCGAGTGTCTGCTCTGCGACCATACCGAGTACCAATAGCTTGTTCCGATCTCATCCAAAGGGGGCTCATCGAACGGTCACTCTTTTGCGGAACAAATACGTTGTTCCGTTGAATGGGCGAGGGGTCGTGAAATCAGTCTCTGGTTTTTTTGCGGACAGGGTGCGATTTTCTGACAACCAGTTAAACCTTCCGCACCCGCCGGGGCCAGGCTTAATCGATGTAATGATTCGTATCCCAATGTTTCACCTTGCGAAGTGCGTTCCAGGATAGCGGTTGGGCAGCTATACAGACTTGCTCATAGCATATGAGCGGTTTCTTCTGTGATCACACATTTTGTAATTGTTCTACAATACGGCGTGTCAGTGGATTAAGCCCCGTTGACATTGGGATAGCTTTAGCCGATAGTTAATGTACGGTTATTTTCCGTACATTATGGCTTCTAGGTTTAAGCCAGTAGTGCAGCATAATGGAAAACACCAAAACAGAGGTTCTGGCCGATTGGCCAGCCAGTTGAAAGAGGAACACCGCATGTCAAAGACAAGCGCGCGGCTGGATTTACGAATTGATCCGGCTATTAAAGAATTGGCGGCGCGCGCTTCAGCTCTGACCGGGAGTCACAGTCTCTCAGACTTTGTCATCCAGGCAATCCGGGAGAAGTCGGTTCGCGTGATCGAGGAGGCTGAGGTGTATCGCCTGAACAGCCAGTCGTTTGATGCTTTTGTAGCAGCCTGCGAAGCAGCTCCAGCACCGAACGAGGCATTGCTGAGGGCGAAACGTCGCCGGAGTAAAAGGATGGAAAACGGTGACCTTGAGGTTAGAGCCATTAGATAAGAAGTCGCATGACCGGAAATCGTTTGATTGTGGGCTGGAACGGGTAAATGAGTTCCTTAGGCGAGAAGCTCGCAAGCAAATGGACAAGAAAATTAATCGCACCTGGGTGCTGGTGGATGATGAACCTACAAATATGTTGCCAGCTCAGGTCCTGGGGTATTTCACCCTGACCAGCGCAACCGTGGTGCGTGATGAGTTGCCAGATCAGGAGACCCGTAGTCGATATCCGGCCTATCCCATTCCAGTGATCAAGCTTGCGTGGCTGGGTGTGGATAGCAAACTACACGGCTCCGGACACCGATACGGTGAAACGCTGCTTCTTGAGGCCTTGGAGGAGGCGTACCGGATTGTTCAATACAGTGGCATGGGAATAGCGGTTGTAACGGACCCTCTTACCCAGAGCAGTGATCGCTTTTTTAAGCGCTACGGTTTCCTGCCTATGGGAAGGCAATTTGGAGATCTGCAGTCGCTTTACTTGCCGATGGGTACAATTGGTCAGCTGATTGATCTTCCATCTTGAGGATGATCGCAACCAGGAATTGCCGCCCGAACGAGCGTTCAAAGCTTTGAATAACGGGCTGTAGTGAGATTTTGGTTCCGTTCAGAAAATGAATACTCTCGCTGCCAGTCCGTCTCAGCATAAGGGGTATGAAGCCTGGCGCTGCTCTCAGGCAGGGCTGGAGCTCCTTTCCACATACCAAACCGACGAGTCCACGATCTCTGGCGGATGAGTCAAGCCGCAAGAGAGCTGCAGGTGGCATTCTACCTAACCTTTATACAGTGCTGCCGCCCCTCTTAGCGCTGCCAATACCAATTGCTCGTCGTCACAAACGGACTGCTTCTTAAGTTGTGCAAGAGCAAGTGCGCCAAGCCGAAAACTTTGTGAAATGGGCAGGGGTAGGGCGTATCCGGTACCTGATCCTTGGCTGGCAGCCAGGTAAATCCTGCCGGGCTGGCGCTCAATCGTTATCCCCTTTGTTGGCCTCTTAAACTCGGCCTTGGGTAAATAGCCCAGACACACACAACAAAGAAGTGGTAGGTCGTCCTCGCCCAATTGGAGAACGATCTTTCTATTCCATTCAATGCGTTCACCTTGGCGTGGTGCGACTTCCAAATTCAGTGCAGCCAGCGGCACGCCACCCTCTTGGGTGATGTAGGTCGCTTCTGCAGTGAGAGCCGCCTTTGAACCGAAACAGCGTACCTTTGCCTGGAGAGCAGGGTGTTCAGGCTTGACCGTCGACATAGCGATGAATGCTCAATGCTTGAATGACAGGTTCTGGCTCTATCTTGGATTCGCGCTGGAGTCGAACTGGAACCTCATTACGAAATGCTGGATTTTCACGCCAAGCCAACCTCGGGAGAGTCTCCTGCTGTGCAATAACTACTCCCGAAATCGGGCAACTCTTCCGGAGGACCTTACCCGCCTCGCGATAGGCGTAGTTTGCTCGCAATTGATTCGGCAGAGTGATTCGGCGGACCAAAGGCTGATCGGGTGAACATTTTCGCCTCAG
The Marinobacter sp. NP-4(2019) DNA segment above includes these coding regions:
- a CDS encoding DUF1778 domain-containing protein, translating into MSKTSARLDLRIDPAIKELAARASALTGSHSLSDFVIQAIREKSVRVIEEAEVYRLNSQSFDAFVAACEAAPAPNEALLRAKRRRSKRMENGDLEVRAIR
- a CDS encoding HNH endonuclease family protein, encoding MINAVLKIVFLALLTAANPAFASVVKMSNSGICHPPQSSWYDRTKTFQPFDSVEACLASGGRLPKGMARPSVSDRRVIKSSDSDSYSRSAFGHGWDDANGDCQDSRAEVLIQMSSTPVRFTTDRRCRVVTGRWISPFSGNVIQNASEADIDHVVPLKWAWDRGANHWSDANRERFANDPVNLLPVEASLNRSKGARGPMEWLPPSGQCGYVARFSRITKKYRLEPQPTETEWIKDFLRRCR